TAGCCATGGCTGCCAAAAATCAGGCGGGATAGTATTACCAATCCGACACTTTGCCAGTAAGTAATCGCCTTCCAGCCCCATAAATCAGGCAATAGTGCGTTCCAAAGTATTTGCACAAAAAAACCGAAGGCAAGCCCCAGGAGTAATGCTAACAGCAGGCCATATAAAATTTGTACCAATACGTGGCGTGTTTTGGTTATACAAAAATTACAATGAACGTTCATGACCTCTATTCACCTCTGTCCAAATTTTGTTCATGCTCTTGCAGTAGTTTTCTTAGTTTAGTGGTTGCCCGGCTTTTTCTTGCCAGCAATGTGCCAATCGGTTCTTGCCATTTCACCGATAATTCCTTGAAGCTGTAGCCGTCAATTTCCGTGGCAACCCATACGGCACGTTGTTTGGGCTCTAAGCTCAATAAGGCGTTTTTTAAGAGTAAAGCAAGTTCTTTTTGCTCTACGATATATTCAATGGCTGCCCGGTTATCCAGCATTAGCTCATTTCTTTGCAACTGGGCACCCACCTCGACGGCATCCAGGGAGACTACCGGTTGGGGACGGCGAAACCAATCGAATATTTTATTTTTAACCGATTGATAGAGATAGGGCAGCAGATTTTCAATGGGGCGATCAGCGCTCAACCGGTTATATACGTTAAATAAAGTATCGGCTACGATATCTTCCGCATCCATATCGGAAATGCCTGTGATCTTGGAGCGAACAAAACGAAGTAAGTTTTCTTTTTCTTGCTTAAACAGGATGATGAGATCTTGTTCGTTTTTTTGCAAAATAAACATTCCTCTACAAGGTTCGTACGCGTCGTATGGCTGAATAAGGCTGGATCATGGCAGCCTGTCGTTAGATAGTTCCTTAACGGTGACCTGGGGATGACGGTAACGTTGCCGGGCCGCCGTCCGTTTGCCAAATTCGATACTTTTGGCCGGACATAGGTGCAGACAGGCCAGGCATTCCTGGCAATTATGCAGCCATTGCGGCCTTTGCCCTGTCAGAGTTATGTTCTTGACCGGGCATACTTTGGCACAGGTGCCGCAACCGGTACAGGATTCTTTACAACTGAATTTTGTATAAGTATTGGGAAGTAAATGTTTCTGCCAATACTGGTTGATTCTCTGGAGGGGGGCGTAAATTCCTTCCGAGTCATAATGGCGGTTGCGTGCTGTGATCGAATGGATAATTCGTTCTACTTTTTTGTCGGCTGCCGCTAATATTTGCTGCCGTTTTTCCGGCGATGGAATATCAGAAAGCGGAATATAGCTGGAGATCATTTGCACATGATAGCCTGCATGCAGTTCTTGCTTTTGGGCAGAGAAAAGTTTTTTTAGCTGTTTCAGTGAACTGTTCAGGTATTGACTGCTGCCGCTGGTTACGATCGCAAATACATAATTTACTTTTGAGGCAAATCTTAGCTTACGGATAAAAGCGGCAACCAGCGGCGGCACGCCAAAATAATGGGTGGGAATGACCAGTCCTACCACGTCAGCATCAATAAAAATACTTTCTTCTTGGATTGTGCGCGGAATGGGGCATAAACGGCAATCTTCAATGTTGGCCGCCAGAACATTAGCCACGTGCTTGGAGTTGCCGGTCGCTGAAAAGTAATAGATGATAGTTTTCGGCATAGAATGAATAACCACCTACTAGTTTATAGTTTGCAAGTATTTAATAAAAGGCATATTCAAGGTTACTTTGAGAAAAGAAATCCAGCCAATGTAATTGGATAAAATTTTATTGGCTTATTGATAATCAATGGTGACGCCCACACCAAAATGGATGAAATAATCGGGGAAGCCGTTAATAGGGAGCCAATAGGAGATGATATTTTTGTCGCCGCGAGTAATGGTTTTGTAAGTGGCTTTTTGGGTTTGCAAGGCTTGATTGGCCAGACAACCTCTGTGGGCTTCCGGTGCGCCTTGCTCAATACACCTCATGCCAGGCGTACGGCCAAACGCCGCACCGGCTGTATTTACGGCAATGACTTCACGACTCTTGTGCACCAGGGTAACCGGTTCAGGGAAATTTTCCCACATTAATTGAAAGGCTTCAATTACTTTAGTATCAAGATTCATCACGCACACTCCTTAGTAAATTTAATAAGGTCCTACTTATAATAACGCTAACAGAGTGATTTTATTGCAGTCTGCTTAACTTTTAAAAATATTTATTCTTAAGGGTACCGCCAAAAGAAAGGATCTTTTGGCCACACCACAAAAACAGTGAAAATGGCCCCGCTCTTGTTTCTGACAAGGGGGGGCCATTGTACATTCTTCAATGGGAATGATTTTATTTACAAAAATGACTAATGGTTAACTGTTAGAGCATTTGCTTGGCTTTGGCGACCGTAATTTCCAATACCCTGGTTAAAAACGAGAACTTTTCCTTCATCATGTCAAATTCAGGGCCGGATGCAAGAAATTTTCCTGTTCCTTCGACGAGAAAGCCTGTACCCTGGTAATCTTTATAGCCCAGAACCTCCCTGCTGCCTAAAGTCAGTTTCACTTTATTGTGGAGAGTAAGATTTTTTTCAGTCCGGTGCATAGCATACGCCGGAATTAAGATTCTTTGGTCAGGCGTGACAACCAGGTAGGAATTCCAGGTATTTACCACATGAGCTTCTTCTGTATTCCAGGTCACGATGGAAACGACTCCTTCATGGGTTAACACTTCGAAAAATTTTTCGCTTAGCATATTTTTCCTCCTATATGTTTGTGAAATGTAAAATAAAAGACAACTATAATCGCAGATATACATTATCTATGATTATTATATAAAGAGTATTTCTTTCTGTCAACCGGTTCTTGCGTAAAAGGAATATAATCGTAGATAATATTTAACTACAATATGAAGGAGTTTGTATTGACTAATCGGAAATATGGAAGTACTATGTGAAAAGTAAACAGTATAAGAAGGTGAATTCGTTGCAATTTTCGGTAGGCGTAGAGTACGCGTTACATTGCCTGTTATATATGGTCGATTTCCCGGCCGGCAAGTCAGTGGGAATCAAGGACTTAGCGGCGTACCAGGGTATTTCTGAGACCTATCTTTCCAAGGTATATACAAAGCTTACGAAAGCGGGTATTGTCAAATCAATTCCCGGCGTTAAAGGCGGGTATGAATTGACCCGTACTCCGGAGGCAATCACCTTTTGGGATGTTGTGGAGGCTATCGAGGGTGCTTCTTACTTTTTCCGCTGTGTGGAAATTAGGCAAAAAGAGATATTGCTGGATAAAGAAAATCTGCCGGACTCACACAAAAAATGTCCCTGTTTAATTAAGGTGGTCATGCTGGAAGCGGAAGAACAGATGAGGCAGTACCTGAGAGCTAAAACGTTGGCCTGGCTGCATGCTGAGGTGCAGTCTAAAGTTCCTGCCGGGCAGCGGGCGGCAACGTTGGACTGGTTTCTGCGTGGCCGGGCGCGGTAGGGAGCTGCTTTTTTCGGGATGCACGTTTACTTGCAAGGAAAGCGTGCAGGGAGAGGTTGAGGGGACGGTACTTTCGATTTAGTAAGGTGATGGATGTAGAAATATATTTATTCCAATATAGTGAAAAATTATTCAAGCCGGAATTTCTTGATTTAAAAGTACCGTCCCGTGCGCCAAGAAGCGCACGGAGTAAAGCGGGTGGAAATCCCGCCAGAGAAGGTCTAGCCAGCCACTCTGTATCCAGCCTTGGGACTGAAGCGGTAACGCCAGGTCTAAGCGTAGGTAGGAAAGGTAGTAGGCCGAAAGCGAAAGCTGAAGATGTAGAATCCCGAAATTCCTAAAGGGAAAGGTCGATGTATGGGACGAGCAGAAGACAATACTGGGCTTAGCGATAAAGGCGAGTTAAGTCTGGCGCCCCGGGATCGAAGGTCTTGGCATGCTACACACCATTACTCCGTGTGAACTTGGGAGACCCTGCCGCTCTCCGAAAGGAGTATGG
The sequence above is drawn from the Propionispora vibrioides genome and encodes:
- a CDS encoding RNA polymerase sigma factor: MFILQKNEQDLIILFKQEKENLLRFVRSKITGISDMDAEDIVADTLFNVYNRLSADRPIENLLPYLYQSVKNKIFDWFRRPQPVVSLDAVEVGAQLQRNELMLDNRAAIEYIVEQKELALLLKNALLSLEPKQRAVWVATEIDGYSFKELSVKWQEPIGTLLARKSRATTKLRKLLQEHEQNLDRGE
- a CDS encoding EFR1 family ferrodoxin (N-terminal region resembles flavodoxins. C-terminal ferrodoxin region binds two 4Fe-4S clusters.); the encoded protein is MPKTIIYYFSATGNSKHVANVLAANIEDCRLCPIPRTIQEESIFIDADVVGLVIPTHYFGVPPLVAAFIRKLRFASKVNYVFAIVTSGSSQYLNSSLKQLKKLFSAQKQELHAGYHVQMISSYIPLSDIPSPEKRQQILAAADKKVERIIHSITARNRHYDSEGIYAPLQRINQYWQKHLLPNTYTKFSCKESCTGCGTCAKVCPVKNITLTGQRPQWLHNCQECLACLHLCPAKSIEFGKRTAARQRYRHPQVTVKELSNDRLP
- a CDS encoding pyridoxamine 5'-phosphate oxidase family protein, coding for MLSEKFFEVLTHEGVVSIVTWNTEEAHVVNTWNSYLVVTPDQRILIPAYAMHRTEKNLTLHNKVKLTLGSREVLGYKDYQGTGFLVEGTGKFLASGPEFDMMKEKFSFLTRVLEITVAKAKQML
- a CDS encoding RrF2 family transcriptional regulator → MKSKQYKKVNSLQFSVGVEYALHCLLYMVDFPAGKSVGIKDLAAYQGISETYLSKVYTKLTKAGIVKSIPGVKGGYELTRTPEAITFWDVVEAIEGASYFFRCVEIRQKEILLDKENLPDSHKKCPCLIKVVMLEAEEQMRQYLRAKTLAWLHAEVQSKVPAGQRAATLDWFLRGRAR